A stretch of the Saccharolobus caldissimus genome encodes the following:
- a CDS encoding tRNA methyltransferase, translating into MKEIYVLRLGHRPARDKRVTTHVVLVARAFGAKGVYIEGNDENIIKTTLKVLNTWGGHSYFTIQTVNNGKEIVKKWKRDGGTVVHLTMYGINIADIENELEKIRYPLLVIVGSEKVEGWYYYNADYNVAIGNQPHSEVAALAIFLDRIYKGRELYMEFGDARIKIIPQKVGKKVIKSG; encoded by the coding sequence ATAAAAGAAATATATGTTTTAAGATTAGGTCATAGACCAGCTAGAGATAAAAGGGTAACTACACATGTAGTTTTAGTTGCAAGAGCATTTGGGGCTAAAGGGGTTTATATTGAAGGTAATGATGAGAATATTATAAAGACCACACTTAAAGTATTAAATACATGGGGAGGGCATTCATATTTTACTATTCAAACTGTAAATAATGGGAAAGAAATAGTTAAAAAATGGAAAAGAGATGGAGGTACTGTAGTACATTTAACTATGTACGGTATTAATATAGCTGACATTGAAAATGAATTGGAAAAAATTAGATACCCCTTACTAGTAATTGTGGGGTCAGAAAAAGTAGAGGGATGGTACTATTATAATGCGGATTATAATGTAGCAATTGGCAATCAGCCTCACTCTGAGGTAGCAGCATTAGCGATTTTTTTAGATAGAATTTATAAGGGACGAGAGCTATATATGGAATTTGGAGACGCAAGAATAAAGATAATACCTCAAAAAGTAGGGAAGAAGGTGATTAAAAGTGGTTAA
- a CDS encoding TFIIB-type zinc ribbon-containing protein, with translation MTLSCPVCGSSEIIWNEKKGEVVCGVCGTVIDIIYSYSMTESDTEEIVIDNKYYKDEIKIKESRVKEFMKNENNIRKINEYEIILNSMLLDKKYRIIYKILNEEGILGGIKAKTKVGLLIYFRYAYNNEYLKILEKLGIKKALIRKNIRKIGNKKMRRVLDKIIEEIEQI, from the coding sequence ATGACTTTATCGTGTCCAGTATGCGGATCCAGTGAAATAATATGGAATGAGAAAAAAGGTGAAGTAGTATGTGGAGTTTGCGGAACTGTTATTGATATAATTTATTCGTATAGCATGACTGAGTCTGATACGGAAGAGATAGTCATAGATAATAAATATTATAAAGATGAGATCAAGATCAAGGAATCACGAGTTAAGGAATTTATGAAAAATGAAAATAACATTAGAAAAATAAATGAATATGAAATTATTCTCAACTCAATGCTGCTTGATAAAAAATATAGAATTATATACAAAATACTTAATGAAGAAGGTATACTAGGCGGCATAAAAGCTAAAACAAAAGTTGGATTATTAATTTATTTTAGATATGCATATAATAATGAATATCTAAAAATATTAGAAAAATTGGGAATAAAAAAGGCATTGATCCGTAAAAATATTAGAAAAATTGGGAATAAAAAAATGAGGAGGGTCTTAGATAAAATTATCGAGGAAATAGAACAGATCTGA
- a CDS encoding DNA-directed RNA polymerase subunit G, producing MMESSTQEINLNCEINGIEKGSLKNLLIVKLSCDNININFDIVENINIFNEKDKVRVIISRTKPSYTNKDFCGHGYIVTELKDTTPDGKYNLIISLFGLLVKISNKESLLKTFGLNVMDHVYFCVKKISS from the coding sequence ATGATGGAATCAAGTACTCAAGAAATTAATCTAAACTGCGAAATAAATGGTATAGAAAAAGGAAGCTTAAAAAACTTATTAATAGTTAAATTATCATGCGACAATATAAACATAAATTTTGATATTGTTGAGAATATTAATATATTTAATGAGAAAGACAAAGTAAGAGTGATAATTTCTAGGACTAAACCCTCTTATACTAATAAAGATTTTTGTGGCCACGGCTATATAGTAACTGAACTTAAAGATACAACTCCAGATGGTAAATATAATCTAATAATTTCACTATTCGGATTGTTAGTAAAAATATCTAATAAAGAAAGTTTGCTTAAAACATTTGGACTGAATGTAATGGATCATGTATATTTTTGTGTAAAGAAAATATCATCTTAA
- the tgtA gene encoding tRNA guanosine(15) transglycosylase TgtA produces the protein MTLFEIKYEDLAGRIGVLETAHGKLETPAFFPVVNVLKEEIKISDLRNIGFNNFITNSFILYKNNVVREDVHKELNVEDFIIMTDSGAYQILEYGNIEVSNVDIVNYQLKIRPDIAVILDMPTGDINDYESAKFTVNETLERARIAANIIKNTKNNNIIWVYPIQGGKFLDLIEYSAKKLSNFEDVYGIAALGSPTVVLERYMYDVIIDMIYTAKSSLKRGLPFHLFGGGLPHIIPFAVALGVDMFDSASYIIYARDGRYITRQRVYKLEELDYFPCSCPVCSKYTPKDLLSLNKRERTRLLAIHNLYTILEEIKATKQAIKEGRLFEYLQEKAYVHPATYTAFKKILKYKEYLEKYDPRIRGDPKGIFLFDEKSLHRPEILRHEYFLKRYVKKKNKITIYCYSPNDDKSIYEYKEQIKKSLDDINKEIFLAVPFFGLIPITISDSYPLSQFEMPREIDEEVIRDMKNKILEFIRNKSYSEIELINCEKLNLHINSISSSSS, from the coding sequence ATGACATTATTTGAAATTAAATATGAGGATTTAGCAGGCAGGATAGGCGTATTAGAGACGGCTCATGGAAAATTAGAAACTCCAGCATTTTTCCCCGTAGTAAACGTCTTAAAAGAGGAGATAAAAATATCAGATCTTAGAAATATTGGGTTTAATAATTTTATCACAAATTCATTTATACTTTACAAAAATAATGTTGTAAGAGAGGATGTGCATAAGGAATTAAATGTAGAAGATTTCATTATTATGACAGACTCTGGAGCCTATCAAATACTAGAATATGGGAATATTGAAGTTTCAAATGTAGATATTGTAAATTATCAGCTTAAAATAAGACCAGATATAGCAGTGATTCTAGATATGCCAACAGGAGATATAAATGATTATGAAAGCGCTAAATTTACTGTAAACGAAACGTTAGAGCGTGCGAGAATAGCAGCAAATATAATTAAGAATACTAAGAATAACAATATTATATGGGTATATCCTATACAGGGAGGGAAGTTCTTAGATCTCATAGAATACTCTGCAAAAAAATTAAGTAATTTTGAAGATGTCTATGGAATAGCAGCCTTAGGAAGTCCAACAGTAGTTTTAGAACGATATATGTATGATGTAATAATTGACATGATATATACTGCTAAGTCCTCGTTAAAGAGAGGTTTACCTTTTCATCTATTTGGTGGAGGATTACCTCATATTATACCGTTTGCCGTAGCTTTAGGAGTAGATATGTTTGATTCTGCATCCTACATAATTTACGCTAGAGATGGCAGATATATTACTAGACAAAGGGTCTATAAATTAGAGGAATTAGATTACTTTCCATGTTCTTGTCCAGTCTGTTCAAAATATACTCCTAAGGATTTACTTTCACTAAATAAAAGGGAGAGAACTCGGCTATTAGCCATCCATAATTTATATACTATTCTAGAAGAAATAAAAGCTACAAAACAGGCAATAAAAGAAGGTAGATTATTTGAATATCTTCAAGAAAAGGCATACGTTCATCCAGCTACATATACGGCTTTTAAAAAAATATTGAAATATAAGGAATACTTAGAAAAATATGACCCAAGAATTAGAGGTGATCCTAAGGGTATTTTTCTATTTGATGAAAAGTCTTTACATAGACCAGAAATACTTAGACATGAATATTTTCTAAAAAGATATGTAAAGAAGAAAAATAAAATAACAATATATTGTTATAGTCCTAATGATGATAAAAGTATATATGAATATAAGGAACAAATAAAGAAATCTTTAGACGATATAAATAAAGAAATTTTCCTTGCAGTTCCATTTTTTGGATTAATACCTATAACAATTTCAGACTCATATCCTCTTTCTCAGTTTGAAATGCCAAGAGAAATAGATGAAGAAGTAATTAGAGATATGAAGAATAAAATCCTAGAATTTATCAGAAATAAGAGCTATTCTGAAATAGAATTAATTAACTGTGAAAAGCTGAATTTACATATAAACTCTATCAGCTCCTCCTCTAGCTAG
- a CDS encoding multiprotein bridging factor aMBF1, whose amino-acid sequence MQANIKEYCELCGSPINGKGITVSYEGSIITVCNSCYNKIKKSASIVNENNKKKQETGKKIMKRQPKMENMELEIVADYYKIIKTAREKLGLSQQELAQKLKVSENIIKRFESGKLKPTLAQAKQLEKILNVKLIVPVEAEENSSELDDLELTLGDVVNIREGRK is encoded by the coding sequence ATGCAAGCTAACATTAAAGAATACTGTGAGCTATGTGGATCACCCATTAACGGCAAAGGTATAACTGTATCTTATGAAGGCTCCATTATTACTGTATGTAATTCATGTTACAATAAGATAAAAAAGAGTGCATCAATAGTAAATGAAAATAATAAGAAAAAACAAGAAACTGGAAAAAAGATTATGAAACGACAACCTAAAATGGAAAATATGGAACTAGAAATTGTAGCAGATTATTACAAAATAATTAAGACTGCGAGAGAAAAATTAGGCCTTTCACAACAGGAATTAGCACAGAAATTAAAAGTCTCAGAGAATATAATTAAAAGATTTGAAAGTGGAAAACTTAAACCAACTTTAGCTCAGGCTAAACAACTTGAGAAAATTTTAAATGTAAAGTTAATTGTGCCAGTAGAAGCTGAAGAAAACTCTAGCGAATTAGATGATTTAGAGCTAACATTAGGTGATGTGGTAAATATAAGAGAGGGGAGGAAGTGA
- a CDS encoding proteasome-activating nucleotidase: MSGDFEALRGSNSDEDEQLVKLLEEKIKSLQIEIENLRKELNYYKAEMEKMLSPPLIEAVVLDVLPDGRVLVRSSSGPNLIVNVARHVDLELIKPGRSVALNQRGSTILEVLPQKEDPIVKSMEVIEKPNVTYSDIGGLEEQIRELREVIELPLKKPELFRELGIEPPKGVLLYGPPGTGKTLLAKAVARESNATFIHVVASEFAQKFVGEGARIVREVFEMAKRKAPSIIFIDEIDAIGAKRLDIGTSGEREIQRTLMQLLAELDGFNPLDNVKIIAATNRIDILDPALLRPGRFDRIIEVPLPDFKGRIEIFNIYLKKMKTSEDINLELIAQLTEGFSGADIKNVCTEAGYIAIRSNRNKIMMEDLIEAIEKIKNKKKRMESNLERREKYS; the protein is encoded by the coding sequence TTGTCTGGAGATTTCGAAGCATTAAGAGGTTCGAATTCTGACGAGGATGAACAATTAGTAAAATTATTGGAAGAAAAGATAAAGTCGCTGCAAATTGAAATAGAGAATCTAAGAAAAGAATTGAATTATTATAAGGCAGAAATGGAAAAAATGTTGAGTCCTCCGTTAATAGAAGCCGTAGTCCTTGATGTGTTACCAGATGGTAGAGTACTAGTTAGAAGTTCTTCTGGTCCTAATCTTATTGTAAATGTCGCAAGACATGTAGATCTAGAACTAATAAAGCCAGGTAGGTCTGTTGCCTTAAATCAAAGAGGTTCCACTATTTTAGAAGTACTTCCTCAGAAGGAAGATCCTATTGTAAAATCCATGGAGGTTATAGAAAAACCAAATGTCACTTACTCAGATATAGGAGGTCTAGAAGAACAAATACGGGAGTTAAGGGAAGTAATAGAGCTACCCCTAAAGAAGCCTGAATTGTTCAGAGAACTGGGTATTGAACCTCCTAAAGGGGTATTGCTTTATGGACCACCAGGTACTGGAAAGACGTTACTAGCTAAAGCAGTAGCTAGAGAAAGTAATGCAACATTCATACATGTAGTTGCTTCAGAGTTCGCACAAAAATTCGTAGGAGAGGGAGCTAGAATAGTTAGAGAAGTATTTGAAATGGCGAAGAGAAAAGCTCCATCTATTATTTTCATTGATGAGATTGACGCAATAGGTGCTAAAAGATTAGACATAGGTACTAGTGGAGAGAGAGAAATTCAGAGAACATTAATGCAGTTATTAGCTGAACTTGATGGCTTTAATCCTCTAGATAATGTAAAGATAATTGCTGCCACAAATAGGATAGACATACTAGATCCTGCCTTATTAAGACCAGGTAGATTTGATAGAATAATTGAAGTGCCTCTTCCAGATTTTAAAGGAAGAATTGAAATATTTAATATTTACCTTAAAAAAATGAAGACTAGTGAAGATATCAATCTAGAGCTTATAGCTCAACTTACTGAGGGTTTTAGCGGAGCTGATATAAAGAACGTTTGCACAGAGGCCGGATATATAGCAATTAGATCTAATAGAAATAAAATAATGATGGAAGATTTAATTGAAGCAATAGAGAAAATTAAAAATAAAAAGAAAAGAATGGAGAGCAATTTAGAGAGGCGGGAGAAATATAGCTAA
- the hisS gene encoding histidine--tRNA ligase: MTRFEPVRGMRDYIGIDADKIRYIEFTFRDLVKKYGYVEIIPPIVEDFKLFALKGGEELRNTMYVFKDKADRELALRPELTPGVARAYIQNLQSLPKPIRLFYFGTVYRYDEPQFGRYREFRQAGVELIGDSSILADIEILDLLYNFYNKINLSDSIVIKINNIAILRKIMNNYNIDENLQEHILHLIDKNKVNEALGLLENNIKDINILNFINNLLTRKNVKIDDLRDLINDEYSNKLNIKNEIEYLIKISNLLLQLNIKFKVDLSFVRGLAYYTGLIFEVIHPSVSFSIAGGGRYDKLIELYGGLPSPAVGFAIGVERTLLVTNSFKLEEPMSIIIISLSESEDSITHSVMLARMLRDEGYKVVINTKSQPLSKLLPYYASQGFKIAIILGKQELEKKQVTIKNLTDKKQITTQMERVADAIKQML; the protein is encoded by the coding sequence ATGACTAGATTTGAACCTGTAAGAGGAATGAGAGATTATATAGGGATAGATGCAGATAAAATTAGGTATATTGAATTTACTTTTAGAGATTTGGTAAAAAAATACGGATATGTAGAAATAATACCACCAATTGTAGAGGACTTTAAACTATTTGCATTAAAGGGCGGAGAAGAGCTTAGGAATACTATGTATGTATTCAAAGATAAGGCGGATAGGGAGTTAGCGTTAAGACCAGAACTAACACCAGGGGTCGCGAGGGCCTATATACAAAATTTACAATCATTACCAAAGCCTATAAGATTGTTCTATTTTGGAACAGTATATAGGTATGATGAGCCACAATTTGGTAGATATAGGGAGTTTAGACAAGCTGGTGTAGAGTTAATAGGTGATTCCTCAATTTTAGCTGATATAGAAATTTTAGATTTATTATATAATTTCTACAATAAAATTAATCTATCAGACTCAATTGTAATAAAAATAAATAATATAGCCATACTTAGAAAGATCATGAATAATTATAATATAGATGAAAATTTACAGGAACATATTTTACACTTAATAGATAAAAATAAAGTTAATGAAGCCTTAGGATTATTAGAAAATAATATTAAAGATATTAATATATTAAATTTCATTAATAATTTATTAACAAGAAAAAATGTAAAAATTGATGATTTACGAGACTTAATCAACGATGAATATTCCAATAAATTAAATATAAAGAATGAAATAGAATATTTAATAAAGATATCTAATTTATTATTACAATTGAATATAAAGTTTAAAGTTGACTTAAGCTTTGTAAGAGGGCTTGCATATTACACTGGACTAATATTTGAGGTAATACATCCCTCTGTATCATTTAGCATTGCTGGGGGAGGTAGATATGATAAGTTAATCGAACTTTATGGGGGATTACCTTCACCTGCTGTAGGCTTTGCAATAGGTGTTGAAAGGACATTATTAGTTACTAACTCATTTAAGCTTGAAGAGCCAATGAGCATAATTATTATATCGTTATCAGAATCAGAAGATTCAATTACACATTCCGTAATGTTAGCTAGAATGTTAAGGGATGAAGGATATAAGGTAGTCATAAATACTAAATCTCAACCCCTCTCAAAGTTATTACCTTATTACGCTTCTCAAGGATTTAAAATAGCAATAATTTTAGGTAAACAAGAGCTTGAGAAAAAACAAGTAACGATAAAAAATTTGACTGATAAAAAGCAAATTACAACTCAAATGGAAAGAGTGGCAGATGCAATAAAACAAATGTTATAA
- a CDS encoding Lsm family RNA-binding protein codes for MSSGRRIVGELNNLIDKTVVVKTINNKTYIGQLYAYELSPFIISLINVKDENNNVFYKLLINGNIISEIIIKNPPLFEPREFAEIVERSLNLRPADIKVYEEAGVVTILEKIKVSQNGVEGSGPMAQRIYDIYNEYINKKKKELGL; via the coding sequence ATGAGTAGTGGAAGGCGTATAGTTGGTGAATTAAACAATTTAATAGATAAGACAGTTGTGGTTAAGACAATTAATAATAAGACGTATATTGGACAACTTTATGCATATGAATTATCACCATTTATAATAAGTTTAATAAATGTAAAAGATGAAAATAATAATGTATTCTACAAATTATTAATAAATGGTAATATCATTTCAGAAATAATAATAAAGAATCCTCCATTATTTGAACCTAGAGAATTTGCAGAAATAGTAGAAAGATCTCTTAATCTAAGACCTGCGGACATAAAAGTTTATGAGGAAGCAGGCGTAGTAACGATTTTAGAAAAAATTAAAGTTTCTCAGAATGGCGTAGAAGGTAGCGGACCTATGGCTCAAAGGATATATGATATATATAATGAGTACATTAATAAGAAGAAGAAGGAATTAGGATTATGA
- a CDS encoding transcription factor, with product MVNAENLFINLAKSLLGDEVVDVLEVLLEKGTEMTDEEIANHLNVKVNDVRKKLNLLEEQGFVSYRKTRDKDSGWYIYYWRPNIDQINEILLNRKRLILDKLKTRLEYEKNNTFFICPQDNSRYSFEEAFENEFKCPKCGSQLSYYDSEKIRTFLEQKIKQIEEEIEKETKLGANRSS from the coding sequence GTGGTTAATGCTGAAAACTTGTTTATAAATTTAGCAAAAAGTCTTTTAGGTGATGAGGTCGTTGATGTGCTTGAAGTTTTGCTAGAAAAAGGAACTGAAATGACGGATGAGGAAATAGCAAATCACCTTAACGTGAAAGTAAATGATGTTAGAAAAAAATTAAACCTCTTAGAGGAGCAGGGATTTGTAAGTTATAGGAAAACTAGGGATAAGGATAGTGGGTGGTATATATATTACTGGAGACCTAATATAGATCAGATTAATGAAATCTTATTAAATAGAAAGAGACTTATATTAGATAAGCTGAAAACCCGTTTAGAGTATGAGAAAAATAATACATTTTTTATATGCCCACAAGATAATAGCCGATACTCGTTTGAGGAAGCATTTGAAAATGAGTTTAAATGTCCTAAATGTGGCTCACAGTTATCATATTATGATTCAGAGAAAATAAGAACATTTTTAGAGCAGAAAATAAAGCAAATAGAAGAGGAAATAGAGAAGGAGACTAAACTTGGGGCAAATAGGAGTAGTTGA
- the psmB gene encoding archaeal proteasome endopeptidase complex subunit beta, with translation MEELPATAVGIKVSDGVVLASERRLSYGGYVLSKQAKKIYKIGNFIMAGAGIYGDLQTLTRIMNVEIKYYEITTGKPISVHAAAKLLSIILYQYKLMPFISEILFGGVDSNGPQLYVLDPIGSLIEDMYAAVGSGARVAIGVLESEYDPKMSLDTAEQLAIKAIKASIERDVTSGDGIDVGVIDKNGRFKNTFIPY, from the coding sequence ATGGAAGAATTACCTGCAACTGCGGTTGGTATAAAAGTTAGTGATGGAGTAGTATTAGCATCAGAGAGAAGATTAAGTTATGGTGGTTATGTATTAAGTAAACAAGCCAAAAAGATATACAAAATAGGTAATTTCATAATGGCAGGTGCTGGGATATATGGTGATTTACAAACGTTAACTAGAATTATGAACGTAGAGATAAAATATTATGAAATAACGACTGGAAAACCCATTTCAGTTCATGCTGCTGCTAAGTTATTATCAATAATATTATATCAATATAAGTTAATGCCATTTATATCTGAAATATTATTTGGTGGTGTGGATAGTAATGGACCACAACTTTACGTCTTAGACCCTATAGGTTCTTTAATTGAAGATATGTATGCTGCTGTAGGTTCTGGAGCCAGAGTAGCCATAGGAGTTTTAGAATCAGAATATGATCCAAAAATGAGTTTAGATACTGCAGAACAGTTAGCAATAAAGGCAATAAAAGCATCAATTGAACGTGACGTAACATCTGGAGACGGTATAGACGTAGGAGTGATAGATAAGAATGGAAGATTTAAGAATACATTTATACCATATTAA
- the hflX gene encoding GTPase HflX gives MKEAILFVSEDYKEEAVALAKGAEYNIVKIFKLPKSPNHKYYIQLDKLKMIKNDYESISSLIIFDILKPRHFINLRKELNGIDIIDKILLLLEIFALHAGSKEAKMQIELARLKYELPIIKEIYTKSKIGEQQGPLGSGAYGIESLIKLYNRRINKLTKQLEYIKRFKEKSIETRKQLNMPSVGIVGYTNSGKTSLFNSLTGLSQKVDSKLFTTMSPKRYSVLINNKKIILIDTVGFIRGIPPQIVDAFFVTLSEAKYSDALILVVDSTLPDNLLIETTRSSFEILREIGVSGKPILIALNKIDKIINGDLYKKLELVRDISMELYSPIYDVIPISALKGINIGLLRDKLYQLVVGQLK, from the coding sequence GTGAAAGAAGCTATACTCTTCGTGTCTGAGGATTATAAGGAAGAAGCCGTAGCGTTAGCTAAGGGAGCTGAATATAATATAGTAAAAATATTTAAATTACCCAAGTCTCCAAATCATAAATATTATATACAATTAGATAAATTAAAAATGATAAAAAACGACTATGAGTCTATATCATCACTAATTATATTTGATATATTAAAGCCAAGACATTTTATAAATTTAAGAAAAGAATTAAACGGAATCGATATTATAGATAAAATATTATTATTACTTGAAATATTTGCATTGCACGCTGGATCGAAAGAAGCTAAAATGCAAATTGAATTGGCTAGGTTAAAATACGAGCTACCTATAATTAAGGAAATTTACACAAAATCTAAAATAGGGGAGCAACAAGGACCTTTAGGTTCGGGAGCATATGGGATAGAATCCCTTATAAAATTATATAACAGGAGAATTAATAAACTTACAAAACAATTAGAATATATAAAGCGATTTAAGGAAAAGAGTATAGAAACTAGAAAACAACTTAATATGCCTTCAGTAGGAATAGTAGGTTATACTAATTCTGGCAAAACGTCCTTATTCAATTCGCTTACTGGCTTATCGCAAAAAGTGGATTCTAAACTTTTTACTACAATGTCACCTAAGAGATATTCAGTATTAATAAATAATAAAAAAATAATTCTAATTGATACAGTTGGCTTTATAAGAGGAATTCCTCCTCAAATAGTTGACGCATTCTTTGTAACACTTTCTGAGGCTAAATATTCTGATGCTTTAATACTAGTAGTAGATTCAACGCTCCCAGATAATTTATTAATTGAAACTACCCGTTCATCCTTTGAAATTTTAAGAGAAATAGGCGTATCTGGAAAACCTATCTTAATAGCATTAAATAAGATAGATAAAATAATAAATGGTGATCTTTATAAGAAGTTGGAATTAGTTAGAGACATATCAATGGAATTATATTCTCCAATTTACGATGTAATTCCTATATCAGCTTTAAAGGGTATAAACATTGGATTATTAAGGGATAAATTATATCAGCTAGTAGTAGGCCAGTTGAAATAA
- a CDS encoding proteasome assembly chaperone family protein: protein MSNVKVVLKKDPAQLRGATFITGFRTIGEVGYLATRHLALKRNMERIGYVVTKYYRDVAFLDEYGLATPFDIFYDNEKHLIVLLNHILPFQREWNDFAASIIKWIKKISINNLILIGALDKRYKMGNENLKWLKTSKCQLSLDYPQLDKQLLMVGPLALFTLHSEIEDLSAIVLLPYADRERTDPAAAATAIEALNKILGLNVSVDELYEEAKRIEEDLQKQMELLQRELARGGADRVYM from the coding sequence ATGAGTAACGTAAAAGTTGTGTTAAAGAAGGATCCAGCTCAGTTAAGGGGTGCTACATTTATTACTGGATTTAGGACAATAGGTGAAGTTGGTTATTTAGCTACAAGACATTTAGCACTTAAAAGAAATATGGAAAGAATAGGATATGTAGTAACTAAATATTATAGGGACGTAGCTTTTCTAGACGAATATGGACTTGCAACGCCATTTGATATTTTTTATGATAATGAGAAACATTTAATAGTCTTGCTTAATCATATATTGCCATTTCAAAGGGAATGGAATGATTTTGCGGCAAGTATAATTAAATGGATAAAAAAGATTTCTATTAATAACTTAATTCTTATAGGAGCTTTAGATAAGAGATATAAAATGGGAAATGAAAATTTAAAATGGCTTAAAACCTCTAAATGCCAGCTTTCGTTAGATTATCCACAATTAGATAAGCAATTGTTAATGGTAGGACCATTAGCACTATTTACCCTTCATTCAGAAATAGAAGATTTATCCGCGATTGTACTATTGCCTTATGCTGATCGTGAGAGAACTGACCCAGCAGCAGCTGCTACTGCTATAGAAGCTCTTAATAAAATACTCGGCTTAAATGTCAGTGTAGATGAATTGTATGAAGAGGCTAAAAGAATTGAAGAAGATTTGCAAAAACAAATGGAATTATTACAGAGAGAACTAGCTAGAGGAGGAGCTGATAGAGTTTATATGTAA
- a CDS encoding PUA domain-containing protein: MLLRDIAEYQFDFHIAMSLFPNEKRFLIQRSIKTGKIRNILTENGQLYLVLRAQDMLFSLTLLSAEVIRINSKFPEYRVVIPNNMEQFIREGRNVFAKHVLLADPRIRGGDEVLVVNSDDKLIAIGKAKISGEEMMEYKRGVAVHVKRGVKI, translated from the coding sequence ATATTATTAAGGGACATAGCTGAATACCAATTTGACTTTCATATAGCTATGTCCTTATTTCCTAATGAAAAAAGGTTTTTAATACAGAGGTCAATTAAAACCGGAAAAATAAGAAATATCTTAACAGAAAATGGACAGCTTTACCTGGTTTTAAGAGCTCAAGATATGCTTTTCTCTCTTACATTGTTAAGTGCAGAAGTTATCAGAATTAATTCTAAATTTCCAGAATATCGAGTAGTAATACCGAATAATATGGAACAGTTCATAAGAGAAGGTAGAAATGTTTTCGCTAAACATGTTTTATTAGCTGATCCACGGATAAGAGGAGGTGATGAAGTGTTAGTCGTAAATAGCGATGATAAACTTATAGCGATAGGTAAAGCTAAAATATCTGGAGAAGAAATGATGGAGTATAAAAGAGGTGTAGCGGTGCACGTGAAAAGAGGTGTTAAGATATGA